One Salmo salar chromosome ssa01, Ssal_v3.1, whole genome shotgun sequence DNA window includes the following coding sequences:
- the LOC106592262 gene encoding cytochrome P450 4F3 isoform X2: MAVIDAVLDRLLDGLLALGRLLSPLCSLFVLLQLSALVVLLLLSLRVVCLLWSHAQFTRRLRCFSKPPTQNWLMGHLGEMRSTEEGLQAVDQMVRTYSHSCSWFLGPFYSLVRLFHPDYIKPLLLAPASITVKDELFYGFLRPWLGQSLLLSNGEDWSRRRRLLTPAFHFDILKNYVKIFNHSSNIMHSKWRHLVAEGESRQDMFSHISLMTLDSLLRCTFSYNSNCQESSSEYIAAIFELSTLVIERRGRILHHWDWLYWRSPEGQRFKQACNVVHRFTRTVVQERRAQLLHQGEPESHTDTTGGEEKRKRVADFIDLLLLSKDEEGHGLTDEEIKAEADTFMFGGHDTTASGISWVLYNLSQHQDYQDRCRAEVNDLLQDRETEDLDWEDLSSLPFTTMCIKESLRLHSPVSAVTRRYTKDITVPGGRVIPQGSICLVSIYGTHHNPEIWPDPDVYNPMRFDPENSKDRSSHAFIPFSSGPRNCIGQKFAMAELRVVVALTLRRFHLTPGGVEVRRLPQLVLRAEGGLWLTLETLDTPQD; encoded by the exons ATGGCTGTTATTGATGCAGTGCTGGATCGTCTGCTAGATGGACTCCTGGCTCTGGGtcgtctcctgtctcctctctgctccctctttgttctcctccagctctctgctctggttgtcctcctcctcctgtcccttcGTGTTGTCTGTCTGCTGTGGAGCCATGCTCAGTTCACCAGACGTCTCCGGTGCTTCAGTAAGCCCCCCACACAAAACTGGCTAATGGGACACCTGGGAGAG atgcggAGCACGGAGGAGGGTCTGCAGGCGGTGGATCAGATGGTAAGAACCTACAGCCACTCCTGCTCCTGGTTCCTGGGCCCCTTCTACTCCCTGGTACGACTCTTCCACCCTGACTACATCAAGCCTCTGCTGCTGGCACCAG CTTCCATCACAGTCAAAGATGAGCTGTTCTATGGGTTCCTGAGACCATGGCTGG GACAGAGTCTTCTCCTGAGTAACGGAGAGGACTGGTCTCGTCGTAGACGTCTACTCACTCCTGCATTCCACTTCGACATCCTCAAGAACTATGTGAAGATCTTCAACCACTCCTCCAACATCATGCAT TCTAAGTGGCGCCACCTGGTGGCCGAGGGAGAGAGCCGCCAGGACATGTTCAGTCACATCAGCCTGATGACTCTGGACAGTCTGCTCAGATGTACCTTCAGCTACAACAGCAACTGCCAGGA GAGTTCCAGTGAGTACATAGCAGCCATTTTTGAGCTGAGCACCTTGGTCATAGAGCGGAGAGGACGTATCCTGCACCACTGGGACTGGCTGTACTGGAGGTCCCCAGAGGGACAGCGCTTCAAACAGGCCTGCAATGTAGTACACAG GTTCACCAGGACTGTTGTCCAGGAGCGCAGAGCACAGCTTCTCCACCAGGGGGAGCCAGAGAGCCACACTGACAccacaggaggggaggagaagaggaaaagagtAGCAGACTTCATTGATTTGTTACTGCTGTCAAAGGATGAGGAGGGCCATGGTCTCACAGATGAGGAGATAAAAGCAGAGGCAGACACTTTCATGTTTGGAG GTCATGACACCACGGCCAGCGGGATCAGCTGGGTTCTGTATAACCTGTCTCAGCATCAGGACTACCAGGACCGCTGTAGAGCCGAGGTCAACGACCTGCTACAAGACCGAGAGACAGAGGACTTAGACTG GGAGGACCTGAGCAGCCTCCCCTTCACCACCATGTGTATCAAAGAGTCTCTGAGACTGCACTCCCCCGTGTCTGCTGTCACCAGACGATACACTAAGGACATCACGGTGCCAG GGGGACGGGTCATACCacagg GTAGCATCTGTCTGGTGAGCATCTATGGGACCCATCACAACCCTGAGATCTGGCCTGACCCAGAT GTCTACAACCCCATGCGCTTTGACCCTGAGAACTCAAAGGACCGTTCATCCCATGCCTTCATACCCTTCTCTTCAGGACCTAG gaactgtataggtcAGAAGTTTGCCATGGCGGAGCTGCGTGTGGTGGTGGCGTTGACCTTGAGGAGGTTCCATTTGACCCCTGGGGGGGTGGAGGTGAGGAGGCTACCCCAGCTGGTGCTCAGGGCCGAGGGGGGGCTGTGGCTGACGCTGGAGACCCTGGACACCCCCCAGGACTAA
- the LOC106592262 gene encoding cytochrome P450 4F3 isoform X1, giving the protein MAVIDAVLDRLLDGLLALGRLLSPLCSLFVLLQLSALVVLLLLSLRVVCLLWSHAQFTRRLRCFSKPPTQNWLMGHLGEMRSTEEGLQAVDQMVRTYSHSCSWFLGPFYSLVRLFHPDYIKPLLLAPASITVKDELFYGFLRPWLGQSLLLSNGEDWSRRRRLLTPAFHFDILKNYVKIFNHSSNIMHSKWRHLVAEGESRQDMFSHISLMTLDSLLRCTFSYNSNCQESSSEYIAAIFELSTLVIERRGRILHHWDWLYWRSPEGQRFKQACNVVHRFTRTVVQERRAQLLHQGEPESHTDTTGGEEKRKRVADFIDLLLLSKDEEGHGLTDEEIKAEADTFMFGGHDTTASGISWVLYNLSQHQDYQDRCRAEVNDLLQDRETEDLDWEDLSSLPFTTMCIKESLRLHSPVSAVTRRYTKDITVPGGRVIPQGSICLVSIYGTHHNPEIWPDPDVYNPMRFDPENSKDRSSHAFIPFSSGPRNCIGQKFAMAELRVVVALTLRRFHLTPGGVEVRRLPQLVLRAEGGLWLTLETLDTPQD; this is encoded by the exons ATGGCTGTTATTGATGCAGTGCTGGATCGTCTGCTAGATGGACTCCTGGCTCTGGGtcgtctcctgtctcctctctgctccctctttgttctcctccagctctctgctctggttgtcctcctcctcctgtcccttcGTGTTGTCTGTCTGCTGTGGAGCCATGCTCAGTTCACCAGACGTCTCCGGTGCTTCAGTAAGCCCCCCACACAAAACTGGCTAATGGGACACCTGGGAGAG atgcggAGCACGGAGGAGGGTCTGCAGGCGGTGGATCAGATGGTAAGAACCTACAGCCACTCCTGCTCCTGGTTCCTGGGCCCCTTCTACTCCCTGGTACGACTCTTCCACCCTGACTACATCAAGCCTCTGCTGCTGGCACCAG CTTCCATCACAGTCAAAGATGAGCTGTTCTATGGGTTCCTGAGACCATGGCTGG GACAGAGTCTTCTCCTGAGTAACGGAGAGGACTGGTCTCGTCGTAGACGTCTACTCACTCCTGCATTCCACTTCGACATCCTCAAGAACTATGTGAAGATCTTCAACCACTCCTCCAACATCATGCAT TCTAAGTGGCGCCACCTGGTGGCCGAGGGAGAGAGCCGCCAGGACATGTTCAGTCACATCAGCCTGATGACTCTGGACAGTCTGCTCAGATGTACCTTCAGCTACAACAGCAACTGCCAGGA GAGTTCCAGTGAGTACATAGCAGCCATTTTTGAGCTGAGCACCTTGGTCATAGAGCGGAGAGGACGTATCCTGCACCACTGGGACTGGCTGTACTGGAGGTCCCCAGAGGGACAGCGCTTCAAACAGGCCTGCAATGTAGTACACAG GTTCACCAGGACTGTTGTCCAGGAGCGCAGAGCACAGCTTCTCCACCAGGGGGAGCCAGAGAGCCACACTGACAccacaggaggggaggagaagaggaaaagagtAGCAGACTTCATTGATTTGTTACTGCTGTCAAAGGATGAGGAGGGCCATGGTCTCACAGATGAGGAGATAAAAGCAGAGGCAGACACTTTCATGTTTGGAG GTCATGACACCACGGCCAGCGGGATCAGCTGGGTTCTGTATAACCTGTCTCAGCATCAGGACTACCAGGACCGCTGTAGAGCCGAGGTCAACGACCTGCTACAAGACCGAGAGACAGAGGACTTAGACTG GGAGGACCTGAGCAGCCTCCCCTTCACCACCATGTGTATCAAAGAGTCTCTGAGACTGCACTCCCCCGTGTCTGCTGTCACCAGACGATACACTAAGGACATCACGGTGCCAGGTGGACGGGTCATACCacagg GTAGCATCTGTCTGGTGAGCATCTATGGGACCCATCACAACCCTGAGATCTGGCCTGACCCAGAT GTCTACAACCCCATGCGCTTTGACCCTGAGAACTCAAAGGACCGTTCATCCCATGCCTTCATACCCTTCTCTTCAGGACCTAG gaactgtataggtcAGAAGTTTGCCATGGCGGAGCTGCGTGTGGTGGTGGCGTTGACCTTGAGGAGGTTCCATTTGACCCCTGGGGGGGTGGAGGTGAGGAGGCTACCCCAGCTGGTGCTCAGGGCCGAGGGGGGGCTGTGGCTGACGCTGGAGACCCTGGACACCCCCCAGGACTAA